The Desulfobacteraceae bacterium genome has a window encoding:
- a CDS encoding hydrogenase iron-sulfur subunit, protein MAEEFEPVIIGFLCNWCAYAGGDLAGVSRLQYPPNMRAVRVMCSGMVHPDLVVEGLQRGADGVIVMGUHLGECHYLDGNHKALARVDAIQFVLENLGIDPARFEIAWVSSAEAPRFAEVVTRFTEKIRQLGPNPLKTAAVAVG, encoded by the coding sequence ATGGCGGAAGAGTTCGAACCTGTAATCATCGGCTTTCTCTGCAACTGGTGCGCATACGCCGGCGGCGATCTGGCCGGGGTGTCGCGCCTTCAATACCCCCCCAACATGCGGGCGGTGCGGGTGATGTGCTCCGGTATGGTGCACCCCGACCTGGTGGTCGAAGGCCTGCAGCGCGGCGCCGACGGCGTCATCGTCATGGGCTGACACCTGGGCGAATGTCATTACCTGGATGGTAATCACAAAGCACTGGCCCGGGTGGACGCAATTCAGTTCGTGCTGGAAAATCTCGGCATCGACCCCGCCCGCTTCGAGATCGCGTGGGTCTCGTCGGCCGAGGCGCCGCGGTTTGCCGAAGTGGTCACCCGTTTTACGGAAAAGATCCGGCAGCTCGGCCCCAACCCCCTCAAAACCGCCGCGGTGGCCGTGGGCTGA
- a CDS encoding Coenzyme F420 hydrogenase/dehydrogenase, beta subunit C-terminal domain has translation MKTFFNLIQEVQKPGLCHRCGGCVTFCTAINYGALELDSDGKPRYGEIEKCIECGLCHAICPEIDELEEETRRQVGWSAPMGRIIETSVLSASDGGIRQKATDGGAVTALLLHLFHEGRIDGAIVAKQVGPFQRRPFLATSEEEILAAAGFFFDTSHGMKSFSDQYMTYSSIEEFDPLVKKGLERVALVGTPCQIHSVRRMQAMGLVPSDSIRFCLGLFCSGNFIFGEEERAKLADWGAFRWEEVRKINVKEDLMVHLQGGEIRRIPLEKLDTIRRYACRFCPDYAAEYADISFGGIGADEGWTTVISRTPLGRAALADAKGRGALTEYSVADKPDYASRALEVVTRWSERKKKAARENRSFLGTKSVQVKG, from the coding sequence ATGAAGACCTTTTTCAACCTGATCCAAGAGGTTCAAAAACCCGGGCTTTGCCACCGCTGCGGCGGATGCGTGACCTTCTGCACCGCCATCAACTATGGCGCCCTGGAACTGGACAGCGACGGCAAGCCGCGCTACGGCGAAATCGAGAAGTGCATCGAGTGCGGGTTGTGCCACGCCATCTGCCCCGAAATCGACGAACTGGAGGAGGAAACCCGGCGTCAGGTGGGCTGGAGTGCCCCCATGGGGCGGATTATCGAAACCTCGGTGCTCTCCGCCAGCGACGGCGGGATCCGCCAAAAGGCCACCGACGGCGGGGCGGTGACGGCGCTTTTGCTGCATCTCTTTCACGAGGGGCGCATCGACGGCGCCATCGTCGCCAAGCAGGTCGGCCCGTTCCAGCGCCGGCCCTTCCTGGCCACCTCGGAGGAGGAGATCCTGGCGGCGGCGGGCTTTTTCTTCGACACCTCCCACGGCATGAAAAGCTTCAGCGACCAGTACATGACTTACTCGTCCATCGAGGAGTTCGATCCTCTGGTCAAAAAAGGGCTCGAGCGCGTCGCGCTGGTGGGAACCCCCTGCCAGATCCATTCGGTGCGGCGCATGCAGGCCATGGGGCTGGTGCCCTCGGACAGCATTCGCTTCTGTCTCGGGCTGTTTTGCTCGGGCAATTTCATCTTCGGGGAGGAAGAGCGCGCCAAGCTCGCCGATTGGGGCGCTTTCCGCTGGGAGGAGGTGCGCAAGATCAATGTCAAGGAAGACCTGATGGTCCACCTGCAGGGCGGCGAGATCCGCCGCATTCCACTTGAAAAGTTGGATACGATTCGGCGCTACGCCTGCCGTTTCTGCCCGGACTACGCTGCCGAGTACGCCGACATCTCCTTTGGCGGGATCGGCGCCGACGAGGGCTGGACGACCGTCATCAGCCGCACCCCACTGGGGCGCGCCGCCCTGGCCGACGCCAAGGGCCGGGGTGCGCTGACCGAATACAGTGTCGCCGACAAACCCGACTACGCCAGCCGGGCATTGGAGGTCGTCACGCGCTGGTCTGAGCGCAAGAAGAAGGCGGCCCGTGAAAACCGCAGTTTTCTGGGCACTAAATCCGTTCAGGTCAAAGGCTGA
- a CDS encoding methyl viologen-reducing hydrogenase has product MTVKVASEWLNSCSGCEISILDTGERLLDVLKVADFVHIPALMDHKYFGQLGDGHHIEIPEADVGLISGGIRNQEHLEVAEEMRRKCKVIIALGTCATHGGIPAMANAYTTDEVLERYYGTETTDPPAAYPSRGLPPLLDACYAVDEKIPVDIYLPGCPPHPDHIFGALVALVEGRPPTLPGKSVCDTCPTVRKGKGELKTMRRFLQNPAYGAPDEPLDRMRCLLEQGYLCMGPVTRAGCGGEAIRPRCIAARVPCRGCYGPVRPEGNQMLDMLNALASNGIDVRSLPGIKSLLRFSGAHHLLRPVSPERRPQP; this is encoded by the coding sequence ATGACGGTAAAAGTGGCCAGTGAATGGCTGAATTCCTGTTCGGGTTGCGAGATTTCGATCCTGGACACCGGCGAGCGGCTCCTGGACGTGCTCAAGGTGGCCGATTTCGTCCATATCCCGGCGCTCATGGACCACAAGTACTTCGGGCAGCTGGGTGACGGACATCACATCGAAATCCCCGAGGCCGACGTGGGTCTGATCAGCGGCGGCATTCGCAACCAGGAGCACCTTGAGGTGGCCGAGGAGATGCGCCGCAAGTGCAAGGTCATCATCGCCCTGGGCACCTGCGCCACCCATGGCGGCATCCCGGCCATGGCCAACGCCTACACCACCGACGAGGTCCTGGAGCGCTACTACGGCACCGAGACCACCGATCCGCCGGCGGCCTACCCCAGCCGGGGCCTTCCGCCCCTGCTGGATGCCTGCTACGCGGTGGATGAAAAGATCCCGGTGGACATCTACCTGCCCGGCTGCCCGCCGCACCCCGACCACATCTTCGGGGCCCTGGTGGCCCTGGTGGAGGGACGGCCGCCGACGCTCCCGGGCAAAAGCGTCTGCGACACCTGCCCCACGGTCCGCAAGGGCAAGGGGGAGCTGAAAACCATGCGGCGTTTTCTGCAAAACCCGGCCTACGGCGCCCCCGACGAGCCCCTGGACCGGATGCGCTGCCTTCTGGAGCAGGGCTATCTCTGCATGGGGCCGGTGACCCGCGCCGGCTGCGGCGGTGAGGCCATCCGGCCGCGCTGCATCGCCGCGCGCGTTCCCTGTCGCGGCTGCTACGGGCCGGTGCGGCCGGAGGGCAACCAGATGTTGGACATGTTGAACGCCCTGGCATCCAACGGGATCGACGTCCGCTCGCTGCCCGGCATCAAGTCATTGCTCAGATTCTCGGGTGCGCACCACCTGCTGCGCCCGGTTTCGCCTGAAAGGAGGCCCCAGCCATGA
- a CDS encoding Ni/Fe hydrogenase subunit alpha — MSQTITIQPITRIEGHAAIGIQLDDDGNVRDAHLDIMSLRGFEKFVEGMPAEELPRIVSRICGICPWMHHLAANKAVDRCFGATPPPAGHKLRELMQTIAHAEDKLLHFFFLAAADFVIGPDSDYAVRNVIGIAKANPELAQRVVKMRFLAKMILDKFSSKTIHPVAGVPGGFSKPLLEEERRDMLAKMHEILDFALFTIEFAKKEVFPKYLDTIQTLGVIKTGFMGTVDSAGALNLYDGKIRLMKPDADFVAFDPQDYIAYIGEHVAPNSYGKFPYARCWNEGFSLDLENPKGVYRANTLARINVADRMATPRAQAELEEFRAAFGRPAQATLLYHYARLIEEVYACERAIEILQDPGITDPDVRIAAEPRAGRGVGCVEAPRGTLLHDYTTDENGLIVSANMIVGTTHNLGPMNMSVNQAARALIRNGEVTEGILNRIEMAVRAYDP, encoded by the coding sequence ATGAGCCAAACCATCACCATCCAACCCATCACCCGCATCGAGGGCCACGCCGCGATCGGCATCCAGCTGGACGACGACGGCAACGTCCGCGACGCGCACCTGGACATCATGTCCTTGCGGGGATTTGAGAAGTTCGTCGAGGGCATGCCGGCCGAGGAGCTGCCGCGCATCGTCAGCCGCATCTGCGGCATTTGCCCCTGGATGCACCACCTGGCCGCCAACAAGGCCGTCGACCGCTGCTTCGGCGCAACACCCCCGCCGGCCGGCCACAAGCTGCGGGAGCTGATGCAGACCATCGCGCATGCCGAGGACAAACTGCTGCACTTCTTCTTCCTGGCCGCGGCCGACTTCGTGATCGGGCCGGACAGCGATTACGCTGTGCGCAACGTCATCGGCATCGCCAAGGCCAACCCCGAGCTGGCCCAGCGGGTGGTCAAAATGCGCTTTCTGGCCAAAATGATCCTGGACAAATTCTCCAGCAAGACGATCCACCCGGTCGCCGGGGTTCCCGGCGGCTTCTCCAAACCCCTGCTGGAGGAGGAGCGGCGGGACATGCTGGCCAAGATGCACGAGATCCTGGATTTCGCGCTCTTCACCATCGAATTCGCCAAGAAGGAGGTCTTCCCCAAGTACCTGGACACCATCCAGACCCTTGGCGTCATCAAGACCGGCTTCATGGGCACCGTGGATTCGGCAGGCGCGCTCAACCTCTACGACGGCAAGATCCGCCTGATGAAGCCCGACGCGGACTTCGTCGCGTTCGACCCCCAGGATTACATCGCCTACATCGGCGAGCACGTGGCGCCCAATTCCTACGGCAAGTTCCCCTACGCCCGCTGCTGGAACGAGGGGTTCTCGCTAGATCTCGAAAACCCCAAGGGCGTCTACCGCGCCAACACCCTGGCGCGCATCAACGTCGCCGATCGGATGGCGACCCCGCGCGCCCAGGCCGAGCTGGAGGAGTTCCGGGCCGCCTTCGGCCGGCCGGCCCAGGCGACCCTGCTCTACCACTACGCCCGCCTGATCGAGGAGGTCTACGCCTGCGAGCGTGCCATCGAGATCCTGCAGGACCCCGGGATCACCGACCCCGACGTGCGCATCGCGGCCGAGCCGCGCGCCGGCCGGGGGGTCGGCTGCGTGGAGGCCCCGCGCGGGACCCTGCTGCATGACTACACCACCGACGAAAACGGCCTGATCGTGAGCGCCAACATGATCGTCGGCACCACCCACAACCTCGGGCCGATGAACATGAGCGTCAACCAGGCGGCCCGCGCCTTGATCCGCAACGGGGAGGTCACCGAGGGGATTTTAAACCGGATCGAAATGGCGGTGCGCGCCTACGACCCATGA
- a CDS encoding ABC transporter permease: MPNDIQLQQPAPDRLVIHLSGSWRIDDPKPDLEAVASRLAERPEIRRLGFGSEALSTWDSSLLTYLRQLMRLCEGREVTLDLAGLPEGARRLLNLAAAVPPKEDARGAGARDAFLASVGADAIEFCKSCGELIGFVGAAFVAGLNLLFGRARFRPQDLRGFVMDCGARALPIVSLISLLVGLILAFIGILQLKYFGAQMFVADLVGIGMVRQMGAIMTGVIMAGRTGAAFAAQLGTMQVNEEIDALQTLGIDPMEFLVLPRMLALTAMMPFLCLYANLMGILGGFGVATALYGVNPTTYIQRTLEAVGANDLWVGLFMSLVFGILVSLAGCLRGMQCGRSASAVGDAATSAVVTGIVAIVLATALITVICDVLGV, encoded by the coding sequence ATGCCCAACGACATCCAGCTCCAGCAGCCCGCCCCGGACCGGCTGGTGATCCACTTGAGCGGCAGCTGGCGGATCGACGATCCCAAGCCGGACCTGGAGGCGGTCGCAAGCCGGCTGGCCGAGCGGCCTGAAATCCGCCGGCTGGGCTTTGGCAGCGAGGCGCTCAGCACCTGGGACAGCAGCCTGCTGACCTACTTGCGGCAGCTGATGCGGCTCTGCGAGGGGCGCGAGGTAACGCTGGACCTCGCGGGGCTGCCCGAGGGCGCCCGGCGCCTGCTGAACCTCGCGGCCGCCGTGCCCCCCAAGGAGGATGCCCGCGGAGCGGGCGCGCGCGACGCCTTTCTGGCCTCGGTGGGCGCGGATGCGATCGAATTCTGCAAGTCCTGCGGCGAGCTGATCGGGTTCGTCGGCGCCGCCTTCGTCGCCGGGCTCAACCTGCTATTCGGCCGGGCCCGCTTCCGGCCCCAGGACCTGAGGGGCTTCGTGATGGACTGCGGCGCCCGGGCGCTGCCGATCGTCTCCCTGATCAGCCTCCTGGTGGGCCTGATCCTGGCCTTTATCGGCATCCTCCAGCTGAAGTATTTCGGCGCCCAGATGTTCGTGGCCGACCTGGTGGGGATCGGGATGGTGCGCCAGATGGGGGCCATCATGACCGGCGTCATCATGGCCGGCCGCACCGGCGCGGCCTTCGCCGCCCAGCTGGGCACCATGCAGGTCAACGAGGAGATCGACGCCCTGCAGACCCTGGGCATCGACCCGATGGAATTTCTGGTGCTGCCGCGGATGCTGGCCCTGACCGCGATGATGCCGTTCTTGTGCCTCTACGCCAACCTCATGGGCATCCTGGGGGGCTTTGGCGTGGCGACGGCTCTCTACGGGGTCAACCCCACCACCTACATCCAGCGCACCCTTGAGGCGGTGGGGGCCAACGACCTGTGGGTGGGCCTTTTCATGAGCCTGGTGTTCGGCATCCTGGTGTCCCTGGCCGGTTGCCTGCGGGGCATGCAGTGCGGCCGCAGCGCTTCTGCGGTGGGCGATGCGGCCACCTCGGCGGTGGTCACCGGGATCGTGGCCATCGTGCTGGCGACAGCCTTGATCACCGTGATCTGCGATGTGCTCGGGGTATGA
- a CDS encoding ATP-binding cassette domain-containing protein, whose translation MTLNDDHIRVSDLTVAYGDFVVMRDLTFSIQRGDIFIIMGGSGCGKSTLLKVMVGLKAPAQGQVRYGGENFWEARPSVQRRLMKNFGVLYQSGALWSSMSLAENVALPLQQYTDLGPADIRELVSLKMALVGLAGFEDFFPSEISGGMRKRAALARAIALDPEILFFDEPSAGLDPLSAKRLDDLIVELRDSLGATVVVVTHELASIFAIGSNSVFLDADTRTMAAVGDPKVLREDTGNAKVRKFLLRGESA comes from the coding sequence ATGACCCTGAACGATGACCACATCCGCGTTTCGGACCTGACGGTCGCCTACGGCGATTTCGTGGTCATGCGGGATTTGACCTTCAGCATCCAGCGCGGCGACATCTTTATCATCATGGGCGGCAGCGGCTGCGGCAAGAGCACTCTGCTCAAGGTCATGGTGGGGCTCAAGGCACCGGCCCAGGGGCAGGTCCGCTACGGCGGCGAGAACTTCTGGGAGGCCCGGCCGTCGGTGCAGCGGCGCCTGATGAAGAATTTCGGCGTCCTCTACCAGAGCGGGGCCCTCTGGAGCTCCATGAGCCTGGCGGAAAACGTGGCCCTGCCGCTGCAGCAGTACACCGACCTGGGGCCGGCGGACATCCGCGAGCTGGTGTCCCTCAAAATGGCCCTGGTGGGGCTGGCGGGCTTCGAAGACTTCTTCCCTTCGGAGATCAGCGGCGGCATGCGCAAGCGTGCCGCGCTGGCGCGGGCGATCGCGCTGGATCCGGAGATTCTCTTCTTCGACGAACCCTCCGCCGGCCTCGACCCCTTGAGCGCCAAACGTTTGGACGACCTGATCGTGGAGCTGCGCGACAGTCTGGGCGCGACGGTGGTGGTGGTCACCCACGAGCTGGCGAGCATTTTCGCCATCGGCAGCAACTCGGTCTTCTTGGACGCCGACACCCGCACCATGGCGGCCGTCGGAGATCCCAAGGTGCTGCGCGAGGACACCGGCAATGCCAAGGTCCGCAAATTTCTGCTGCGGGGTGAAAGTGCTTGA
- a CDS encoding MlaD family protein has product MAKQWNKTVIGAFVMSGIVLLIVSVILFGGGRFFVERHRFVLFFQGSIRGLAAGAPVVLQGVQVGSVERIFLQEDPESGSLRIPVIISLVPDQIDTGGVAIDDLDESIQNMIARGLKGQLMIQSLVTGQLVIELDFYPDLPVRLVGSDLPYPEIPTIPSSLEQIAKTLEKIPVQQLFEKLIGAIEGIERNINSPETQKALKALQQTALGAERLVNSADAVVAEAGHTLQNLDQQVGALGANLKTVTESAGRLLQQIDAQVAPLGQEARQTLDATRRLLAEAQNTVAGVDGFVGERSELRQRLNRSLEEISAAARALRSLSDLLERHPEVLLRGKRGLERR; this is encoded by the coding sequence ATGGCCAAGCAGTGGAATAAAACGGTTATCGGCGCGTTTGTGATGAGCGGCATCGTGCTGCTGATCGTGAGCGTGATCCTCTTCGGCGGGGGGCGCTTTTTCGTTGAAAGGCACCGCTTCGTGCTCTTTTTCCAGGGCTCCATCCGGGGGCTTGCCGCCGGTGCGCCGGTGGTCCTGCAAGGGGTCCAGGTGGGCTCGGTGGAGCGCATTTTTCTCCAGGAGGACCCGGAGAGCGGGTCGCTGCGGATCCCGGTGATCATATCACTGGTGCCCGACCAGATCGACACCGGCGGGGTGGCCATCGACGATCTGGATGAGTCCATTCAAAATATGATTGCCCGGGGCCTCAAGGGGCAGCTCATGATTCAGAGTCTGGTGACCGGGCAGCTGGTCATCGAGCTGGATTTCTACCCCGATCTGCCCGTGCGCCTGGTGGGCTCCGACCTGCCGTACCCAGAAATTCCGACCATTCCCTCGTCGCTTGAGCAGATCGCCAAGACCCTCGAGAAGATTCCGGTGCAGCAGCTTTTCGAAAAATTGATCGGCGCCATCGAAGGGATCGAGCGCAACATCAATTCACCGGAGACCCAAAAGGCCCTTAAGGCCCTTCAGCAGACCGCCCTGGGGGCCGAGCGGCTGGTCAACAGCGCTGACGCGGTGGTTGCCGAAGCCGGCCACACCCTCCAAAACCTCGACCAGCAGGTGGGCGCATTGGGCGCCAACCTCAAAACGGTGACCGAAAGTGCCGGCCGGCTGCTGCAGCAGATCGATGCGCAGGTGGCCCCCTTGGGCCAGGAGGCGCGCCAAACCTTGGATGCCACCCGCCGGCTGCTGGCGGAAGCCCAGAACACGGTGGCGGGGGTGGACGGGTTTGTCGGTGAGCGCTCCGAGCTGCGCCAACGGCTGAACCGCTCCCTGGAGGAAATCAGCGCGGCGGCGCGTGCCTTGAGGTCCCTGAGCGACCTGCTGGAGCGCCATCCCGAAGTGCTGCTCAGGGGTAAAAGAGGTCTGGAAAGGAGATAA
- a CDS encoding PqiC family protein gives MSRRFLIYFSVCLGIVLWALAGCTSGSPPARFYLLGGFAQGEASSMMVGEEGPSVLVGPVTLAAYLDRDQLITRSGPVDLKVAPFDRWAESLMDGFYRVLQENLSVLLDTPHVSTVLQQSPGPADFQVAVHVSRFDQDADGGAHLTAFWSLESFRAAGPVLRKKTVVRVAAASPALGDRVQAQDQALTVFSREIAAAVAAAKPQP, from the coding sequence ATGTCGCGGCGTTTTTTGATATATTTTTCTGTATGCCTGGGAATCGTCCTGTGGGCGCTTGCCGGCTGCACGTCCGGCTCACCGCCGGCGCGCTTTTATCTGCTGGGCGGCTTTGCGCAAGGCGAAGCGTCGTCGATGATGGTCGGAGAAGAAGGGCCTTCGGTTCTGGTGGGGCCCGTCACATTGGCGGCCTACCTGGACCGTGACCAGCTGATCACCCGCAGCGGGCCGGTGGATTTGAAGGTTGCCCCCTTTGACCGCTGGGCCGAGTCCCTCATGGATGGTTTCTACCGGGTGCTGCAGGAAAACCTCTCCGTTCTGCTCGATACCCCCCATGTCAGCACGGTGCTGCAGCAAAGTCCGGGACCGGCGGATTTTCAGGTGGCTGTCCACGTCAGCCGCTTCGACCAGGACGCCGACGGCGGCGCCCACCTGACTGCCTTCTGGTCGCTGGAAAGCTTTCGCGCAGCTGGACCTGTGCTGCGCAAAAAGACCGTGGTGCGCGTCGCCGCGGCTTCGCCCGCCTTGGGCGATCGGGTGCAGGCCCAGGATCAGGCCCTGACCGTTTTCAGCCGTGAAATCGCCGCCGCCGTGGCCGCCGCCAAACCGCAACCTTGA